A portion of the Collinsella aerofaciens genome contains these proteins:
- a CDS encoding ABC transporter ATP-binding protein, translated as MSQRSTSPLKRSTVRRTLRRFWDVTRTQPLIVFLSVFSSAGYIFLLTFANTYVMALIVDRVQAGSVAGDQVFEVFGPYILALVLVNLVGQILSKLQDYTVYKLEIAGNYHLARLCFDTLSNQSMTFHTSRFGGSLVSQTSRFMSGYTGLVDVTVYSLIPTITSIICTVAALAPVVPTFTAILVGIMVVYIAFVWLMYKRIMPLSASTSAAQNKLSGVLSDAVTNILAVKTCGREDFERDLFDTADRAARDAETVSMHAMMQRNFTTSGLIVITMAVVSVFVAGGNAWFGISAGALVMIFTYTYNLTMRLNYVSSMMQRINRALGDAAEMTRVLDEPRLVADDENAPELKVSEGAIDFEHLSFAYRDAAVGESVFDDLTLHVAAGQRVGLVGKSGSGKTTLTKLLLRLDDVQGGCVLVDGQDVSRCTQQSLRRQVAYVPQEALLFHRSIRENIAYGRPDATDEQIREAARLANATEFIDRLPHGFDTMVGERGVKLSGGQRQRVAIARAILTDAPILVLDEATSALDSESEALVQEALENLMRGRTSIVVAHRLSTVAALDRIVVLADGEIVEDGTHAQLVEAGGEYASLWSRQTGAFLEA; from the coding sequence ATGTCTCAGAGAAGCACCAGTCCGCTCAAGCGCTCTACCGTGCGCCGCACGCTGCGGCGTTTTTGGGACGTCACGCGCACGCAGCCGCTGATCGTCTTTCTCTCGGTGTTCTCGTCGGCGGGCTATATCTTTTTGCTTACGTTTGCCAACACCTACGTGATGGCGCTTATCGTCGACCGTGTCCAGGCCGGCTCCGTGGCAGGCGACCAGGTGTTTGAGGTCTTTGGTCCTTACATTCTGGCGCTCGTGCTCGTTAACCTGGTAGGCCAGATCCTCTCCAAGCTGCAGGACTACACCGTCTACAAGCTCGAGATCGCGGGTAACTACCACCTGGCGCGCCTGTGCTTCGACACGCTCTCCAACCAGTCCATGACGTTCCACACCAGCCGCTTTGGCGGATCGCTTGTGAGCCAAACGAGCCGTTTTATGAGCGGCTACACGGGGCTGGTGGACGTGACGGTGTATTCGCTTATCCCCACCATTACCTCGATCATCTGCACGGTGGCGGCGCTCGCCCCGGTGGTGCCCACATTTACCGCAATCCTGGTGGGCATCATGGTCGTCTACATTGCGTTTGTCTGGCTTATGTACAAGCGCATCATGCCGCTTTCGGCCTCGACGTCCGCCGCGCAGAACAAGCTGTCGGGCGTGCTTTCCGACGCGGTCACGAACATCCTGGCCGTCAAGACCTGCGGGCGCGAGGACTTTGAGCGCGACCTGTTCGATACCGCCGACCGCGCCGCGCGCGATGCCGAGACGGTTTCGATGCACGCCATGATGCAGCGCAACTTTACGACCTCGGGCCTTATCGTCATCACCATGGCCGTGGTGAGTGTGTTCGTCGCGGGCGGCAACGCGTGGTTTGGCATCTCTGCCGGTGCGCTCGTCATGATCTTTACCTATACGTACAACCTCACTATGCGTCTGAACTACGTGAGCTCCATGATGCAGCGCATCAACCGCGCGCTGGGCGACGCCGCCGAGATGACGCGCGTGCTGGACGAGCCGCGTCTGGTGGCAGACGACGAGAATGCCCCCGAGCTCAAGGTGAGCGAGGGCGCAATTGATTTTGAGCACCTGAGCTTTGCATACCGTGATGCCGCGGTGGGCGAGAGCGTGTTCGACGACCTGACGCTCCATGTGGCGGCGGGCCAGCGCGTGGGCCTGGTGGGCAAATCGGGCTCGGGCAAGACGACGCTCACCAAGCTGCTGCTGCGCCTGGACGACGTGCAGGGCGGCTGCGTGCTGGTGGACGGCCAGGACGTCTCGCGTTGCACGCAGCAGAGCCTGCGCCGCCAGGTTGCCTACGTGCCGCAGGAGGCGCTGCTGTTCCACCGCTCCATTCGCGAGAATATCGCCTACGGTCGCCCCGACGCTACCGACGAGCAGATTCGCGAGGCTGCGCGCCTGGCCAACGCGACTGAGTTTATCGACCGCTTGCCCCATGGCTTTGACACCATGGTGGGCGAGCGCGGCGTTAAGCTCTCGGGCGGTCAGCGCCAGCGCGTGGCCATCGCCCGTGCCATCCTCACCGACGCGCCGATTCTGGTGCTTGATGAGGCGACCTCTGCCCTGGACAGTGAGTCCGAGGCGCTGGTGCAGGAAGCACTCGAGAACCTGATGCGCGGGCGCACCTCCATTGTGGTGGCGCATCGCCTGTCCACCGTGGCGGCGCTCGATCGCATCGTGGTGTTGGCCGACGGCGAGATTGTCGAGGACGGCACGCATGCGCAGCTTGTCGAGGCGGGCGGCGAATACGCAAGCCTGTGGAGCCGCCAGACCGGCGCATTTTTGGAGGCTTAA
- the nth gene encoding endonuclease III has translation MPRETNAAKRERAIEVCERLNRRYGPVECFLDHENPFRLLIAVLLSAQTTDAQVNKVTPQLFAQWPTPEAMAGASVADVADTIKSLGFYKSKAKHAVEAAQMIVADYGGEVPADMKELVKLPGVGRKTANIVLNVGFGIVEGIAVDTHVNRIAHRLMLSPKTHAKEPLKTEQDLLKILPHEYWESVNHQWITFGREICDARKPKCDECPLADLCPSVRVTG, from the coding sequence ATGCCACGCGAGACCAATGCCGCCAAACGCGAACGCGCCATCGAGGTGTGCGAGCGCCTTAACCGTCGCTATGGCCCGGTCGAGTGCTTCTTGGACCACGAGAATCCCTTCAGGCTGCTCATTGCGGTACTGCTCTCGGCGCAGACGACCGACGCACAGGTCAACAAGGTGACGCCGCAGCTGTTTGCCCAGTGGCCCACGCCCGAGGCCATGGCAGGGGCGAGCGTGGCCGACGTGGCGGACACCATTAAGTCGCTCGGCTTTTATAAGAGCAAGGCCAAGCATGCCGTGGAGGCCGCGCAGATGATCGTTGCCGATTACGGCGGCGAGGTGCCGGCCGACATGAAGGAGCTTGTAAAGCTGCCGGGCGTGGGGCGCAAGACGGCGAACATCGTGCTCAACGTTGGGTTTGGCATCGTGGAGGGCATTGCGGTCGATACGCACGTCAACCGCATCGCGCACCGCCTGATGCTGAGCCCCAAGACGCATGCCAAAGAGCCGCTCAAGACCGAGCAGGATCTGCTCAAGATCTTGCCGCACGAGTATTGGGAGTCGGTCAATCACCAGTGGATCACCTTTGGCCGCGAGATCTGCGACGCCCGCAAACCCAAGTGCGACGAGTGCCCGCTGGCAGACCTTTGCCCCAGCGTGCGCGTGACGGGGTAG
- a CDS encoding zinc ribbon domain-containing protein — translation MFCAKCGSEMPDGTDFCTNCGARMGAAFPAAAPAEPAPMPAAGMPPVQKRSHKRAVIIGMCVVGVLAAGGAALALTGVLGPLGQGNSSQITVLGSDEGSAEHKDKGSAKEKPAEEQEEPEEPEQTGSSVKVDLNDQATYAAANLFLSNFTEEHFDRDWYQAGGFDSTDGLSDDEKYKLVKFIWCHFIDNAPYRIEKGDYDNGNSQRVATDVINRELNRLTGLTLSDADMTYDRTPEGQAIPDSAEAHDGYLYLKQEYGQGNYNPSCAIVTGATDLGDNIYELTYEVYSAGGALLPSDIPESAYGLPKDQFIAAIQADASRGRTETCTVRVAQGDGAPTFTLLKMGVYD, via the coding sequence ATGTTTTGCGCCAAGTGTGGCTCCGAGATGCCCGACGGAACCGATTTTTGCACGAACTGCGGGGCACGCATGGGCGCCGCTTTTCCGGCGGCCGCGCCCGCCGAGCCCGCGCCGATGCCGGCGGCAGGAATGCCTCCCGTGCAGAAGAGGTCGCATAAGCGAGCGGTGATTATCGGCATGTGCGTGGTGGGCGTGCTGGCGGCGGGCGGTGCCGCGCTGGCACTGACCGGCGTGCTGGGTCCGCTTGGGCAGGGCAACTCATCGCAAATTACGGTACTTGGGTCCGACGAGGGTTCGGCCGAGCACAAGGACAAGGGAAGCGCCAAGGAGAAGCCTGCCGAAGAGCAAGAAGAGCCGGAAGAGCCCGAGCAGACCGGCAGCAGTGTAAAAGTTGACCTCAACGACCAGGCAACCTATGCCGCCGCGAACCTGTTCCTATCGAACTTTACGGAGGAGCACTTCGATCGGGACTGGTATCAGGCGGGCGGCTTCGATTCGACTGACGGACTTTCTGATGACGAGAAATACAAGCTGGTTAAGTTTATCTGGTGCCATTTTATTGACAACGCGCCGTATCGAATCGAGAAAGGCGACTATGACAACGGTAATAGTCAGCGTGTGGCGACTGATGTGATCAATAGGGAACTCAACCGCTTGACGGGTCTGACGCTTTCCGATGCCGATATGACTTATGACAGAACGCCGGAGGGGCAGGCGATTCCTGATTCGGCCGAAGCGCATGACGGGTACTTGTATCTGAAGCAGGAATACGGCCAGGGAAATTACAACCCATCGTGTGCCATCGTTACGGGCGCGACTGACCTTGGCGACAACATCTACGAGCTCACCTATGAGGTCTACAGTGCTGGCGGTGCGTTACTTCCTTCCGACATCCCCGAGAGCGCTTACGGCCTGCCAAAGGACCAGTTCATTGCCGCAATTCAAGCGGACGCATCCAGGGGCCGTACTGAGACTTGCACGGTCCGCGTCGCGCAGGGTGACGGCGCTCCGACCTTCACACTGCTTAAAATGGGCGTCTACGACTAG
- the mfd gene encoding transcription-repair coupling factor translates to MLIHRIAAQLYTAEALQTVEAGLDAGEDVTLAVSQSGRTLMAAAQFARRPRPTVYIVSGEDAADRAARSLAAYVGLAHVCRFPERKDYPWREQAPDDAVVAQRCEALGRIVRGDSCIMVASARALLRCVPPVESRYWESTTFAVGEEIPFDEVPQRLVGMGYTNAGAADAPGLFRVHGDTVEVFPAQEKAPVRIEFFGDEIDRIRRMVSSTGQTIGNEDSIEIFPCRELALTDEAVHNMHVALYRASQDDSKLAALLEMVDARIVTPELDRFLPVMYGQTVSPLSHVSGKALVVLSEPRSLFDDCLRAYEDIEARAGEAGVDRLDGLYVRAQQLDFGSQQRLNYVSLIRAGGAVTAELKIEQPAIAGSDNRFMTRIQEVVGKRYACVFAIPDRGARESMELTFGDEGITFEESLTAAPENAGAIGDRVRVAAADSADRAARQEAHASIRERKADALNARSLEAGAAQAAAGAAVPTISRGRVTFVDAALPQGVVVPDANLAVFSIADLNARMDANRARSRRKVDITQITFPFKPGDYVVHATHGIALFSEIARQEVGGKERDYFLLEYADGDKLYVPLEQVDRITRYVGPDGDKPRLTRLNTADWTRATNKARKNAKKLAFDLVDLYTRRSSITGIACPPDTPEQIEMEESFPYDETRDQLEAIADIKADMEAPKPMDRLLCGDVGFGKTEVALRAAFKCVDSGRQVMVLCPTTILAQQHYETFFERFAPFGLEVEVLSRFRTPAQQKRALKAFAEGTIDVLIGTHRLLSADVNPKNLGMVIIDEEQRFGVQHKEQLKNLREQIDVLTLSATPIPRTMQMATSGVRDMSLITTPPTGRRPVIVHVGEYDPDVVSAAIRLEVGRGGQVYYVSNRVKTIDDAVARVHEAAPEARVGVAHGKMSPREVEDVMIEFATKKIDVLIATTIVESGIDNATANTLIIEDSQRLGLAQLYQLKGRVGRSATQAYAYFMFPGELPLTEEATARLTALSEFQDLGSGMRIAMRDLEIRGAGSLMGAEQHGNLSSVGFDLFTQMLGQAVAEARGDDDAGVEAASVGINLPADYFLSEEYMPAVDQRVLVYRKLAAAEDLESIDEVQEETEAAHGELPLAGLNLFNRARIRIRGERLGLESVTLSGGRITFLGVDVPKKVAFEFKTHYGAVNFPKSRKLSVPYKAGAGAGSGLGRGLDANDGTGPVAAALMLLQQLGASDDD, encoded by the coding sequence ATGCTCATTCACCGTATAGCCGCGCAGCTCTACACTGCCGAGGCCTTGCAGACCGTCGAGGCCGGACTCGATGCCGGCGAGGACGTGACGCTGGCTGTGTCGCAGTCGGGCCGCACGCTGATGGCGGCCGCCCAGTTTGCGCGCCGCCCGCGTCCCACGGTCTATATCGTGAGTGGCGAGGACGCCGCCGATCGCGCCGCTCGTAGCCTTGCCGCCTACGTGGGCCTGGCGCACGTGTGCCGCTTTCCCGAGCGCAAGGACTACCCCTGGCGCGAGCAGGCGCCCGACGACGCCGTGGTGGCGCAGCGCTGCGAGGCCCTGGGACGCATCGTGCGCGGCGACAGCTGCATTATGGTCGCCTCGGCCCGCGCGCTGCTGCGCTGCGTGCCGCCAGTTGAGAGCCGCTACTGGGAGTCGACGACCTTTGCGGTGGGCGAGGAGATTCCCTTTGACGAGGTGCCGCAGCGTCTGGTGGGCATGGGCTACACAAATGCCGGCGCCGCCGACGCGCCCGGCCTGTTCCGTGTGCACGGTGACACCGTCGAGGTGTTTCCCGCGCAGGAAAAGGCGCCCGTGCGCATTGAGTTTTTCGGCGACGAGATCGATCGCATCCGCCGCATGGTGAGTTCCACGGGGCAGACCATCGGCAACGAGGACAGCATCGAAATCTTCCCCTGTCGCGAGCTGGCGCTCACCGACGAGGCCGTTCACAACATGCATGTGGCGCTCTACCGCGCCAGCCAGGACGACAGTAAGCTGGCGGCGCTGCTCGAGATGGTGGATGCGCGCATCGTCACGCCTGAGCTCGACCGCTTTTTGCCGGTGATGTACGGCCAGACCGTGAGCCCGTTGTCGCACGTGAGCGGCAAGGCGCTCGTGGTGCTGTCCGAGCCGCGCTCGCTGTTCGACGATTGCCTGCGCGCCTACGAGGACATCGAGGCCCGTGCCGGCGAGGCGGGGGTCGACCGTCTGGACGGCCTGTACGTGCGCGCCCAGCAACTCGACTTTGGTTCCCAGCAACGCCTGAACTATGTGAGCCTCATCCGTGCCGGCGGTGCGGTGACGGCCGAACTCAAGATTGAGCAGCCTGCCATCGCAGGCTCGGACAACCGTTTTATGACGCGCATCCAGGAGGTCGTGGGCAAGCGCTATGCCTGCGTGTTTGCCATTCCCGACCGCGGTGCGCGCGAGTCGATGGAGCTCACCTTTGGCGACGAGGGCATTACCTTTGAGGAATCGCTGACCGCGGCGCCCGAAAATGCCGGCGCTATCGGCGACCGCGTGCGCGTGGCAGCGGCGGATTCCGCCGACCGTGCCGCACGCCAGGAGGCCCATGCTTCCATTCGCGAGCGTAAGGCCGATGCGCTCAACGCCCGCTCGCTCGAGGCGGGTGCCGCGCAGGCTGCCGCCGGTGCCGCCGTGCCCACCATCTCGCGCGGGCGCGTGACCTTTGTGGACGCTGCCCTGCCGCAGGGCGTGGTGGTGCCCGACGCCAATTTGGCCGTGTTCTCGATCGCCGACCTCAACGCCCGCATGGATGCCAACCGCGCGCGCAGCCGCCGCAAGGTTGACATTACACAGATCACCTTCCCGTTTAAGCCGGGTGACTACGTGGTGCATGCAACGCATGGCATCGCGCTCTTTAGCGAGATCGCGCGTCAGGAAGTGGGCGGCAAGGAGCGCGACTACTTTTTGCTGGAATACGCCGATGGCGACAAGCTCTACGTGCCGTTGGAGCAGGTTGACCGCATTACGCGCTACGTTGGTCCCGACGGCGATAAACCGCGCCTGACCAGGCTCAACACCGCCGACTGGACGCGGGCCACCAACAAGGCGCGCAAGAATGCCAAAAAGCTGGCGTTTGACCTGGTCGACCTGTATACGCGCCGCTCGTCGATTACCGGTATCGCCTGTCCGCCCGATACGCCCGAGCAGATCGAGATGGAGGAGAGCTTCCCCTACGACGAGACGCGCGACCAGCTGGAGGCTATCGCCGACATCAAGGCGGACATGGAGGCGCCCAAGCCCATGGACCGCCTGCTGTGCGGCGACGTGGGCTTTGGCAAGACCGAGGTCGCCCTGCGCGCAGCGTTTAAGTGCGTTGACTCCGGTCGCCAGGTCATGGTGCTCTGCCCCACGACCATTCTGGCCCAACAGCACTACGAGACATTCTTTGAGCGCTTTGCCCCGTTTGGCCTGGAGGTCGAGGTGCTCAGCCGCTTCCGCACGCCGGCGCAGCAAAAGCGCGCGCTCAAGGCGTTTGCCGAGGGCACGATCGACGTGCTTATCGGCACGCACCGTCTGCTTTCGGCCGATGTGAACCCCAAGAACCTGGGCATGGTGATCATCGACGAAGAGCAGCGCTTTGGTGTGCAGCACAAGGAACAGCTCAAAAACCTGCGCGAGCAGATCGACGTGCTCACGCTCTCGGCAACGCCTATTCCGCGAACCATGCAGATGGCCACAAGCGGCGTGCGCGACATGAGCCTGATCACCACACCGCCGACCGGGCGTCGTCCCGTGATCGTGCACGTGGGGGAGTACGACCCCGACGTGGTGAGTGCAGCGATTCGCCTGGAGGTGGGCCGCGGCGGTCAGGTGTATTACGTGTCCAACCGCGTCAAGACCATCGACGATGCCGTGGCGCGCGTGCACGAGGCTGCGCCCGAGGCGCGCGTGGGCGTGGCACACGGCAAGATGAGCCCGCGCGAGGTCGAGGACGTGATGATCGAGTTCGCGACCAAGAAGATTGACGTGCTCATCGCCACAACCATCGTGGAGAGCGGTATCGACAACGCAACGGCCAACACGCTCATCATCGAGGACTCGCAGCGTCTGGGTCTGGCACAGCTCTACCAGCTCAAGGGCCGTGTGGGCCGTTCTGCCACGCAGGCCTACGCGTACTTTATGTTCCCGGGCGAGCTGCCTCTCACCGAGGAGGCCACGGCGCGCCTGACTGCACTTTCCGAGTTCCAGGACCTGGGTAGCGGCATGCGCATCGCCATGCGCGACCTGGAGATTCGCGGCGCCGGCTCGCTTATGGGCGCCGAGCAGCACGGCAACCTGTCGAGCGTGGGCTTCGACCTGTTTACGCAGATGCTGGGCCAGGCCGTGGCCGAGGCGCGCGGCGATGACGATGCCGGCGTGGAGGCGGCGAGCGTGGGCATCAACCTGCCGGCCGACTACTTCTTGTCCGAGGAGTACATGCCGGCGGTGGACCAGCGCGTGCTCGTGTACCGCAAGCTCGCGGCCGCCGAGGACCTGGAGAGTATCGACGAGGTGCAGGAGGAGACCGAGGCCGCGCACGGTGAGCTGCCGTTGGCGGGGCTCAACCTGTTCAACCGTGCGCGCATCCGTATCCGCGGCGAGCGCCTGGGGCTCGAGAGCGTTACGCTCAGCGGTGGGCGCATTACCTTCCTGGGCGTTGACGTGCCCAAGAAGGTGGCCTTTGAGTTCAAGACCCACTATGGCGCGGTGAACTTTCCCAAGAGCCGCAAACTGTCGGTGCCCTACAAGGCGGGCGCCGGCGCGGGCAGCGGCCTGGGCCGCGGTCTCGACGCCAACGACGGCACCGGCCCGGTGGCGGCCGCGCTTATGCTGCTGCAGCAGCTGGGTGCGTCCGACGATGATTAA
- a CDS encoding phosphatase PAP2 family protein — MFGYIYKKDAAAIAVILALCLGVGTFFDYQISSALFNIGSMYGRFIEAAGELPFELTASIAGVMLVRSARPDSKASKWLAALGVLINVGLVGYEIIGSLRVGGKLIAFQLVLTFTLAIAANLIAYRLTRDTDPDDLTRWALMVLAVWVAQAIILNVIVKPLWSRPRMRVIEVTPGLNFQPWWVIGNPDKWSYIAAGVIKDGFKSFASGHTAHAAIGLMLAGLPAAAFTEKPSRRRVIFWAAAVVAVLVAFGRIVIGAHFLSDVSCGFALVLALECLAARIAYPNGVQ; from the coding sequence ATGTTCGGGTACATCTACAAGAAAGACGCCGCTGCTATAGCGGTTATCCTTGCCCTTTGCCTGGGCGTGGGCACCTTTTTCGATTACCAAATCTCGAGCGCGCTGTTCAACATCGGCAGCATGTACGGCCGCTTTATCGAGGCCGCCGGCGAGCTGCCGTTTGAGCTGACGGCGAGCATCGCGGGCGTTATGCTCGTGCGCTCGGCACGCCCCGATTCCAAGGCGAGCAAGTGGCTCGCCGCGTTGGGCGTTTTGATCAACGTGGGCCTGGTCGGCTACGAGATTATCGGATCGCTGCGCGTCGGCGGCAAGCTCATCGCGTTTCAGCTGGTACTGACGTTTACGCTGGCCATCGCGGCCAACCTCATCGCCTATCGCCTTACGCGCGACACCGACCCCGACGATCTCACGCGCTGGGCGCTGATGGTGCTTGCCGTGTGGGTCGCTCAGGCCATCATCCTCAACGTCATTGTTAAGCCGTTGTGGTCGCGCCCACGCATGCGCGTGATCGAGGTCACGCCGGGGCTCAATTTTCAGCCGTGGTGGGTGATCGGCAATCCCGACAAGTGGAGCTATATCGCCGCCGGCGTGATCAAGGACGGCTTTAAGTCGTTTGCGAGCGGACACACGGCGCACGCGGCGATCGGCCTTATGCTTGCTGGACTTCCCGCGGCGGCCTTTACGGAAAAGCCTTCGCGTCGCCGCGTGATCTTTTGGGCGGCGGCTGTGGTCGCGGTGCTCGTCGCCTTTGGGCGCATCGTGATTGGAGCACACTTTTTGAGCGACGTGAGCTGCGGTTTTGCCCTAGTACTGGCACTTGAGTGTCTTGCCGCGCGCATTGCCTATCCCAACGGCGTACAATAG
- a CDS encoding threonine aldolase family protein: MLAFNNDYSHGAHPAVLQALVDTNMEPQPGYGTDAHTERAKKLIREACQAPDADVFFLVGGTQANATVIDMLLAPYEGVVAAETGHVACHEAGAIEFGGHKVLTIPGYEGKMHAEDLENYIQVFYENESYEHTVFPGAVYVSLSTEYGTLYSKAELAAIHAVCQKREIPLFVDGARLAYALAADECDITLPELAQLCDVFYIGGTKCGALCGEAVVFCGMHAPAHPIPRIKQHGALLAKGRLTGVQFEALFTDGLYFEIGRQAIETAQALRRVLHERGYQFFLETPTNQQFVILPNEDMARIREHAAIEYWEKYDETHTVVRFCTSWATTQEDIDALAAIL, from the coding sequence ATGCTCGCGTTCAACAACGACTATTCCCACGGCGCACACCCGGCGGTGCTGCAGGCGCTCGTCGACACTAATATGGAGCCGCAGCCCGGCTATGGTACCGATGCACACACCGAGCGTGCCAAGAAGCTTATCCGCGAGGCCTGTCAGGCCCCCGATGCCGACGTGTTTTTTCTGGTGGGCGGCACGCAGGCCAACGCGACGGTGATCGACATGCTGCTCGCGCCGTACGAGGGCGTCGTTGCTGCTGAGACTGGCCACGTTGCCTGCCACGAGGCGGGCGCCATCGAGTTTGGCGGCCACAAGGTGCTCACCATCCCCGGCTACGAGGGCAAGATGCACGCCGAGGACCTCGAAAACTATATCCAGGTGTTCTACGAAAACGAGAGCTACGAGCACACGGTGTTCCCGGGCGCCGTGTACGTGAGCCTATCGACCGAGTACGGCACGCTGTACTCCAAGGCCGAGCTCGCGGCGATTCACGCAGTGTGCCAGAAGCGCGAGATTCCGCTGTTTGTGGATGGCGCCCGCCTGGCCTATGCGCTGGCAGCCGATGAGTGCGACATTACCCTGCCCGAGCTGGCGCAGCTGTGTGACGTGTTCTACATCGGCGGCACCAAGTGCGGCGCTCTGTGCGGCGAGGCCGTGGTGTTCTGCGGCATGCACGCCCCGGCGCATCCCATTCCGCGTATTAAGCAGCATGGCGCGCTGCTTGCCAAGGGCCGCTTGACGGGCGTGCAGTTTGAGGCGCTCTTTACCGACGGCCTGTATTTTGAGATTGGTCGTCAGGCGATCGAGACCGCTCAGGCGCTGCGCCGTGTGCTGCACGAGCGCGGCTACCAGTTCTTTTTGGAAACGCCGACCAACCAGCAGTTCGTGATTCTGCCCAACGAGGACATGGCCCGCATTCGCGAGCATGCGGCGATCGAGTACTGGGAAAAGTACGACGAGACCCACACGGTGGTGCGCTTTTGCACCAGCTGGGCCACGACGCAGGAGGACATCGACGCGCTGGCGGCTATCCTGTAG
- a CDS encoding GNAT family N-acetyltransferase — MTEMSEPTIRLATPDDAPALLAIYEPYVRQTAITCEYEVPSVEEFTGRIERTLKRYPYLVMELDGRPVGYAYASALNSREAYDWSVETSIYLARDVRHGGLGRKLHDALKQCLVAMGITNMCALIAVPHDKDDEYLTHNSQDFHAHMGYRLVGAFDRCAQKFGRWYDMCWMELVLAERVPNQPKPTWFPALVAQGFKPTI; from the coding sequence ATGACCGAGATGTCCGAGCCGACGATTCGCCTGGCGACGCCCGATGATGCGCCGGCGTTGCTTGCCATCTATGAGCCATATGTGCGCCAGACGGCGATTACCTGCGAATACGAGGTGCCGAGCGTTGAGGAGTTCACCGGGCGCATCGAGCGTACGCTCAAGCGCTATCCGTATCTGGTGATGGAGTTGGACGGGCGTCCGGTAGGTTATGCCTATGCGAGCGCGCTTAACAGCCGCGAGGCATACGACTGGTCGGTCGAGACATCGATCTACCTGGCACGCGATGTGCGCCACGGCGGGCTGGGCCGCAAGCTGCATGACGCGCTCAAGCAATGCCTGGTCGCGATGGGCATCACCAACATGTGCGCCCTCATCGCCGTGCCGCATGACAAGGACGACGAGTACCTGACGCACAACAGTCAGGATTTCCATGCCCATATGGGATATCGCCTGGTGGGCGCCTTTGATCGCTGCGCCCAAAAGTTTGGCCGCTGGTACGACATGTGCTGGATGGAGCTGGTTCTAGCCGAGCGCGTCCCCAACCAGCCCAAACCAACCTGGTTCCCCGCACTTGTCGCTCAAGGTTTCAAACCTACCATTTAG
- a CDS encoding GntR family transcriptional regulator: MNASSKKKLTQYERLAGMLRDRIAAGTYARGDKLPSEMELMDESGLSRSTVRHALKVLVDESLVRTERGRGAFVADTPALHENNLVFSSYTAQVQGQGMKPTTRTVDSGFAKAAGSIAKFFDAAVGSKLVKLVRLRYLDDAPLCLETTYLPPSFKTLIDRDINGSLYATLRKEFHRAPAQGHKTFEVCYASQNEAFLLNVERGQALILITDYVYDTDGHPLHVSKRIQRTDRAKYTEPIG; the protein is encoded by the coding sequence ATGAACGCTTCGTCTAAAAAGAAACTGACCCAATACGAGCGCTTGGCGGGCATGCTGCGCGACCGCATCGCCGCCGGCACCTACGCGCGCGGAGACAAGCTGCCGTCCGAGATGGAACTCATGGACGAATCGGGGCTGTCGCGCAGCACCGTGCGCCATGCCCTTAAAGTGCTCGTTGATGAGAGTCTGGTGCGCACCGAGCGCGGGCGCGGCGCCTTTGTGGCCGACACGCCCGCGCTCCACGAGAACAACCTGGTGTTTTCGAGCTACACGGCACAGGTCCAGGGTCAGGGCATGAAGCCCACCACGCGCACCGTGGACTCGGGCTTTGCCAAGGCGGCCGGCAGCATAGCTAAGTTCTTTGACGCCGCCGTGGGCAGCAAGCTCGTCAAACTTGTCCGCCTGCGCTACCTGGACGACGCGCCGCTGTGCCTGGAGACCACCTATCTACCGCCAAGCTTCAAGACGCTCATCGATCGCGATATCAACGGTTCGCTCTACGCCACGCTGCGCAAAGAATTCCATCGCGCGCCGGCACAGGGGCACAAGACCTTTGAGGTGTGCTATGCCTCGCAAAACGAGGCGTTTTTGCTCAACGTTGAGCGCGGGCAGGCGCTGATCCTGATCACCGACTACGTCTACGACACCGACGGTCACCCGCTCCATGTCTCCAAGCGCATCCAACGCACCGACCGCGCCAAATACACCGAGCCCATCGGTTAG